One genomic window of Salvelinus alpinus chromosome 9, SLU_Salpinus.1, whole genome shotgun sequence includes the following:
- the LOC139584374 gene encoding uncharacterized protein isoform X1: MCVCVCVCVCRLNMNGPKRTWQQVKIKYKNILQNAVKKNTHRQGTGGGSPKADLTPAEDMALELNKGRPVLEGIPGGKETSIGSSQDATRFIQVSGSTVFLLEPPAQAPDDADPGEGPSAAATAHDGDDDEEETISLDSRRHEDPDAIQWENQPGNISSQAIRKLYGNHLRRQIELADIDIQYKKKKMENLALESEIKKRTIRKLDLEIKKLERELQEDDTAQNKN, translated from the exons atgtgtgtgtgtgtgtgtgtgtgtgtgtgtagattaaacatgaacgggccaaaacggacatggcagcaggtcaaaatcaaatacaagaacattctgcagaatg cagtgaaaaagaatacccacagacaaggcacgggtggtgggtcaccaaaggctgaccttaccccagcagaggacatggccttggagctaaataaaggcaggcccgtcttagaggggatccctggggggaaagagacgagcataggttcctcccaagatgccacccgcttcattcaag tgtctggcagcactgtgttcctgttagagccaccagcacaagcaccagacgatgctgatcca ggtgaaggccccagtgcagcagcaacagcacatgatggagacgatgatgaggaggagaccatctctctggattccagaaggcatgag gacccagatgctatacagtgggaaaaccagcctggcaacata agctcacaagctatcagaaagttgtatggcaaccacctccggcgccaaatagaactggcagacatagacattcagtacaagaagaaaaagatggaaaatcttgcactggagtccgaaataaaaaagaggacaattaggaaactggaccttgaaataaaaaaacttgagagggag ctccaagaagatgacacagctcaaaataaaaattag
- the LOC139584374 gene encoding uncharacterized protein isoform X2, translating to MALELNKGRPVLEGIPGGKETSIGSSQDATRFIQVSGSTVFLLEPPAQAPDDADPGEGPSAAATAHDGDDDEEETISLDSRRHEDPDAIQWENQPGNISSQAIRKLYGNHLRRQIELADIDIQYKKKKMENLALESEIKKRTIRKLDLEIKKLERELQEDDTAQNKN from the exons atggccttggagctaaataaaggcaggcccgtcttagaggggatccctggggggaaagagacgagcataggttcctcccaagatgccacccgcttcattcaag tgtctggcagcactgtgttcctgttagagccaccagcacaagcaccagacgatgctgatcca ggtgaaggccccagtgcagcagcaacagcacatgatggagacgatgatgaggaggagaccatctctctggattccagaaggcatgag gacccagatgctatacagtgggaaaaccagcctggcaacata agctcacaagctatcagaaagttgtatggcaaccacctccggcgccaaatagaactggcagacatagacattcagtacaagaagaaaaagatggaaaatcttgcactggagtccgaaataaaaaagaggacaattaggaaactggaccttgaaataaaaaaacttgagagggag ctccaagaagatgacacagctcaaaataaaaattag